In Janthinobacterium sp. J1-1, a single genomic region encodes these proteins:
- a CDS encoding DUF2339 domain-containing protein: protein MFVLIPLVLLGLLITAFVVAMKSRRKVMELEAVTARLRREVDSIQERLQVLELGPALPRAHAEARVETRTEARAEPAPPAEAAPPVPVPVAIPVPVPVPAPAPEFVPPAITISLDKPAARPAPEPVPLPPAAPAQPAKPVAPAPDLPNTPAWVAPGNELFAKAKTWLLTGNLVAKLGLLILFLGVSFLLKYVSAQVTLPIELRLAGIALADIALLAWAWRIRVARPGISLPLQGTALAILMLVTFGAFRLYELMPAGLAFVLLFVLTAFTCLLAVLQNAVWLAVFGIIGGFAVPILVSTGGGSHIGLFSYYALLNAGVFAIALKRAWRVLNVLSFGFTFVVATAWGLLRYTPENYLSSQLFLILFVLFYVGIAIAYCARQAPRLKHYVDGTLVFGTPLAAMGLQYGLVKDLHFGLAFSAMVAGLFYTGLAVALWRRHSGHFKLLAEAFLALGVVFGTLAIPFALDGRWTSAAWALEGAGIVWVGLRQRQPLAWAFGLLVQAAAWLSFLGILADMDTPTALQSNLWLGFLLLAAAALLMAINFRRQQGVVHASLEPELMQGLSVVFLTGATAWLLGGLWTEILLRTDAITQLNLLTVSALAVAGGLFWLAQRLQWTVPRLLLLVVQLLAGIVLLLRMGLDWNEHPSNLFHGTFVSALLLGAAALASSWFTQRQARVEINEKLSLAALPLLQWSGLLWFVGILFPLTSWLLRLVDGKDSMHPHAGEHWLALYLILVSIATPLFALLARRLAWPQLRWFTPAVWIGLGLWSANMLMALYLREYLPTGLSWLALACMLASGEFMLRTWSRAGWHLNLRVLRLLHTVRTAAPWLMLWPVGAIHLDAWLAGQGDAVSPAWSRYLPAWAMMLALALLIRRCRAGGWPVAPIAGWYQRTLIPLGAAWSLVLIAVWNLIDNGAMAPLPYLPLLNPLDISSGFAILLGIAAWRLLRAGQPMWLDQFQARVPVVAACFVYGWFNLLLLRTVSNYMGVPYEFDDLMASQFVQAMLSLVWSITALLLMRHAAQRQRRQQWSLGAVLLVLVVLKLFLVDLSNVGGIARIVSFVGVGLLMLLIGYLAPFPKAETVTEPKPESA from the coding sequence ATGTTTGTATTGATACCGCTGGTATTGCTGGGCTTGTTGATTACCGCCTTTGTCGTCGCCATGAAAAGCCGCCGCAAAGTGATGGAGCTCGAAGCCGTCACGGCGCGCTTGCGCCGCGAAGTCGACAGTATCCAGGAGCGCCTGCAGGTGCTCGAACTGGGCCCTGCCCTGCCGCGCGCACACGCCGAAGCCAGGGTGGAGACCAGGACGGAAGCGAGGGCGGAACCCGCGCCGCCAGCCGAGGCCGCGCCGCCGGTGCCTGTACCCGTGGCCATCCCAGTGCCGGTGCCGGTGCCTGCACCTGCGCCCGAGTTTGTGCCACCGGCGATTACCATTTCGCTCGACAAGCCCGCAGCGCGGCCCGCTCCCGAGCCGGTGCCACTGCCGCCGGCAGCTCCTGCGCAGCCCGCCAAACCGGTCGCGCCGGCGCCAGACCTGCCGAATACCCCCGCCTGGGTCGCCCCTGGCAACGAGCTGTTTGCCAAGGCAAAAACCTGGTTGTTGACGGGCAACCTGGTCGCCAAGCTGGGCTTGCTGATTTTGTTCCTCGGCGTCAGCTTCCTGCTCAAATATGTGTCGGCGCAAGTGACCTTGCCGATCGAGCTGCGTCTGGCCGGCATTGCGCTGGCCGATATTGCCCTGCTGGCCTGGGCCTGGCGCATCCGCGTGGCGCGCCCCGGCATCAGCCTGCCGCTGCAGGGCACGGCGCTGGCGATACTGATGCTGGTCACCTTTGGCGCCTTCCGCCTGTACGAACTGATGCCTGCCGGCCTGGCCTTCGTTTTGCTGTTCGTGCTGACCGCCTTTACCTGCCTGCTGGCAGTGCTGCAGAACGCCGTCTGGCTGGCCGTGTTCGGCATTATCGGCGGCTTTGCCGTACCGATCCTGGTGTCGACCGGCGGTGGCAGCCATATCGGCCTGTTCAGCTATTACGCGCTGCTCAACGCCGGCGTGTTCGCCATCGCCCTGAAACGCGCCTGGCGCGTGCTGAACGTGCTGAGCTTCGGCTTTACCTTCGTGGTCGCCACCGCCTGGGGCCTGCTGCGCTATACGCCGGAAAACTATCTGTCGAGCCAGCTGTTCCTGATCCTGTTCGTGCTGTTCTATGTCGGCATCGCGATCGCCTACTGCGCACGCCAGGCGCCGCGCCTGAAGCACTATGTGGACGGCACGCTGGTATTCGGCACGCCGCTGGCCGCCATGGGCTTGCAGTATGGCCTGGTGAAGGACCTGCATTTCGGCCTGGCGTTTTCGGCCATGGTCGCCGGCCTGTTTTATACCGGCCTGGCGGTGGCCCTGTGGCGCCGCCACAGCGGCCACTTCAAATTGCTGGCCGAAGCCTTTCTGGCGCTGGGCGTCGTGTTTGGTACTTTGGCGATTCCGTTTGCGCTCGACGGCCGCTGGACGTCCGCCGCCTGGGCACTGGAAGGCGCCGGCATCGTCTGGGTCGGCTTGCGCCAGCGCCAGCCGCTGGCCTGGGCCTTTGGTCTGCTGGTGCAGGCCGCCGCCTGGCTGTCCTTCCTCGGCATCCTGGCCGACATGGACACGCCGACCGCGCTGCAATCGAACCTGTGGCTGGGCTTTTTGCTGCTGGCCGCCGCCGCCCTGCTGATGGCGATCAACTTCCGCCGCCAGCAAGGCGTCGTGCACGCCAGCCTGGAACCGGAACTGATGCAGGGCCTGTCGGTGGTGTTCCTGACCGGCGCCACCGCCTGGCTGCTCGGTGGGCTGTGGACCGAAATCCTGCTGCGCACCGACGCCATCACGCAGTTGAACCTGCTGACCGTCAGCGCGCTGGCGGTTGCCGGCGGCCTGTTCTGGCTGGCGCAGCGCCTGCAATGGACGGTGCCGCGCCTGCTGCTGCTGGTGGTGCAACTGCTGGCCGGCATCGTGTTGCTGCTGCGCATGGGCCTGGACTGGAATGAGCACCCAAGCAACCTGTTCCACGGCACCTTTGTCAGCGCGCTGCTGCTGGGCGCCGCGGCGCTGGCGAGCAGCTGGTTCACGCAACGCCAGGCGCGCGTGGAGATCAATGAAAAACTGTCGCTGGCCGCGCTGCCGCTGCTGCAATGGAGCGGCCTGCTGTGGTTTGTCGGCATCCTGTTCCCGCTCACCAGCTGGCTGCTGCGCCTGGTCGATGGCAAGGACAGCATGCATCCGCATGCGGGCGAACACTGGCTGGCGCTGTACCTGATCCTGGTCAGCATCGCCACACCGCTGTTCGCGCTGCTGGCGCGCCGCCTGGCCTGGCCGCAGTTGCGCTGGTTCACGCCGGCCGTCTGGATCGGCCTGGGCCTGTGGAGCGCCAACATGCTGATGGCCCTGTATTTGCGCGAATACCTGCCGACCGGCCTGTCCTGGCTGGCGCTGGCCTGCATGCTGGCCAGCGGTGAATTCATGCTGCGCACCTGGTCGCGCGCCGGCTGGCACCTGAACCTGCGCGTGCTGCGCCTGCTGCACACGGTGCGCACGGCGGCGCCATGGCTGATGCTGTGGCCGGTAGGCGCGATCCACCTGGACGCCTGGCTGGCTGGCCAGGGCGACGCTGTCAGCCCGGCCTGGTCGCGCTATTTGCCGGCCTGGGCCATGATGCTGGCGCTGGCCTTGCTGATCCGCCGCTGCCGTGCCGGTGGCTGGCCGGTGGCGCCGATCGCCGGCTGGTACCAGCGCACGCTGATACCGCTGGGGGCGGCATGGTCGCTGGTGCTGATCGCCGTCTGGAACCTGATCGACAACGGCGCCATGGCGCCCCTGCCCTATTTGCCTTTGCTCAATCCGCTCGACATCAGCAGCGGCTTTGCCATCCTGCTGGGCATTGCCGCCTGGCGCCTGCTGCGTGCCGGCCAGCCAATGTGGCTGGACCAGTTCCAAGCGCGCGTGCCAGTGGTGGCCGCCTGTTTTGTCTACGGCTGGTTCAACCTGCTGCTGCTGCGCACGGTCTCGAACTACATGGGCGTGCCCTACGAATTCGATGACCTGATGGCCTCGCAGTTCGTGCAAGCCATGCTGTCGCTGGTGTGGAGCATTACTGCCCTGCTGCTGATGCGCCATGCGGCGCAGCGCCAGCGGCGCCAGCAATGGAGCCTGGGCGCGGTGCTGCTGGTGCTGGTGGTGCTGAAACTGTT
- a CDS encoding MFS transporter, with the protein MSQSSQFSLLSQRRFGPFFWTQFFGAFNDNLFKTALMVILAYDALSWTSLDPSTITNLIPGLFILPYVVFSATAGQLADKFEKAGLARFVKWMELAIMAIAAAGWMTHTLWLLVAAVVGMGIHSTLFGPVKYAYLPQQLKPEELVGGNGLIEMGTFVGILLGEILGAVLIVHKPLGVELVAGATIAVAIFGLIASYRVPRTPAPEPDLKVSLNFVAESFRNLNFSRKNRPVFLAMLGNSWFWFYGALILAQFPVYSKDFLHGDHSVFVLLLTVFSVGIGTGSLLCERLSGHKIEIGLVPFGSIGLSLFGIDLFFASNAYANTQIVDALAFVSQAGVPRILFDIVMIGVFGGFFIVPLFALIQTRCDPKHISRTIAGMNILNALFMVAAAGVAIVLLGQGFTIPQLFLVTAILNALVAAYIFSLVPEFLMRFLAWILIQTVHRVKVVNGERIPAEGAAVLVCNHVSYVDAIVIVAASPRPIRFVMDHKIFKMPLMGWLFRTAKAIPIASAKDDPFLMERAFVDIAQALHEGDLVCIFPEGKLTRTGQISEFKGGIAKIVARSKVPVIPLALRGLWGHLLSHRNGHLFERAFKAGLRSRLSLAVGVPVAPEDATPELLQQKVQDLRGKWK; encoded by the coding sequence ATGAGTCAGAGCAGCCAGTTTTCCTTGTTGTCGCAGCGCCGCTTCGGGCCGTTTTTCTGGACCCAGTTCTTTGGCGCCTTCAACGACAATCTGTTCAAGACGGCGCTGATGGTGATCCTGGCCTACGATGCGCTGAGCTGGACCTCGCTCGATCCGTCCACCATCACCAACCTGATCCCCGGCCTGTTCATCCTGCCCTACGTGGTGTTCTCGGCCACCGCCGGCCAGCTGGCGGACAAATTCGAAAAAGCCGGCCTGGCCCGCTTCGTGAAATGGATGGAACTGGCCATCATGGCGATCGCCGCCGCCGGCTGGATGACGCACACCCTGTGGCTGCTGGTGGCGGCCGTGGTCGGCATGGGCATCCATTCGACCCTGTTCGGCCCCGTCAAGTACGCCTATCTGCCGCAGCAGCTGAAACCCGAGGAACTGGTCGGCGGCAATGGCCTGATCGAGATGGGCACCTTTGTCGGCATCCTGCTCGGCGAGATATTGGGCGCCGTGCTGATCGTGCACAAGCCGCTGGGCGTGGAACTGGTGGCCGGCGCCACCATCGCCGTCGCCATCTTCGGTTTGATCGCCAGCTACCGTGTGCCCCGCACGCCGGCGCCCGAGCCGGACCTGAAGGTCAGCCTCAATTTTGTCGCCGAATCGTTCCGCAACCTGAATTTTTCGCGCAAGAACCGTCCCGTCTTCCTGGCCATGCTTGGCAACTCCTGGTTCTGGTTCTATGGCGCGCTGATCCTGGCCCAGTTCCCCGTCTATTCGAAAGACTTTTTGCATGGCGACCATAGCGTGTTCGTGCTGCTGCTGACGGTGTTTTCGGTCGGCATCGGCACCGGTTCGCTGCTGTGCGAGCGCCTGTCGGGCCACAAGATCGAGATCGGCCTGGTGCCGTTCGGCTCGATCGGCCTGTCGCTGTTCGGCATCGACCTGTTCTTCGCCAGCAATGCCTACGCGAATACGCAAATCGTCGATGCGCTGGCCTTTGTCAGCCAGGCCGGCGTGCCGCGCATCCTGTTCGATATCGTCATGATCGGCGTGTTCGGCGGCTTCTTTATCGTGCCCCTGTTCGCGCTGATCCAGACCCGCTGCGACCCGAAACATATTTCGCGCACCATCGCCGGCATGAATATCCTCAACGCCCTGTTCATGGTGGCGGCGGCCGGCGTGGCCATCGTGCTGCTGGGGCAAGGGTTTACCATCCCGCAGCTGTTCCTCGTCACCGCCATCCTGAACGCGCTGGTGGCGGCGTATATCTTCTCGCTGGTGCCGGAATTCCTGATGCGCTTCCTGGCCTGGATATTGATCCAGACCGTGCACCGCGTGAAAGTGGTCAATGGCGAACGGATTCCCGCCGAGGGCGCGGCCGTGCTGGTATGCAACCACGTCAGCTATGTGGACGCCATCGTCATCGTCGCGGCCAGCCCGCGCCCGATCCGCTTCGTGATGGATCACAAGATTTTCAAGATGCCGCTGATGGGCTGGTTATTTCGCACCGCCAAGGCGATCCCGATTGCCTCGGCCAAGGACGATCCTTTCCTGATGGAGCGCGCTTTTGTCGATATCGCCCAGGCCCTGCATGAAGGCGACCTGGTGTGCATCTTCCCGGAAGGCAAGCTTACCCGCACCGGCCAGATCAGCGAGTTCAAGGGCGGCATCGCCAAGATCGTGGCGCGCAGCAAGGTGCCGGTGATCCCGCTGGCGCTGCGCGGCCTGTGGGGTCACTTGCTCAGTCACCGCAACGGCCATCTGTTCGAGCGCGCCTTCAAGGCCGGCCTGCGTTCGCGCCTGTCGCTGGCCGTCGGCGTGCCGGTGGCGCCCGAGGACGCCACGCCGGAGTTGCTGCAGCAAAAAGTCCAGGATTTGCGCGGCAAGTGGAAATAA
- a CDS encoding ATP-binding protein translates to MEQRILIHAPAGQDAALAVKVLASATIDSLACHSVGDLAQQLRLGAGGVLTVEEALHAGAWQVLNDYAQQQPDWSDLPILLLTRSGQDSLPLRQAISTLGNLTLLERPVHALTLITSAHAMQRARARQYQVRESARRKDEFIATLGHELRNPLAPIRTSAALLNRLYPGSEQIGKVRDVIERQVTQLMRLVDDLLDVARITSGKVALQRQDVLLEQVIGHVVELCQEPASARQIALTVDLPPHPVLLHADHARLVQIFANIVSNAIKFTPPGGRIHIGAQMADEQLQVSVEDNGIGLDAEAIPRIFSMFEQSRTVSGQLASGLGIGLSLSRQFAEMHGGSVQAYSAGAGQGSRFVVTLPAKEMPVPPAEAVTAASAATAPAGAALQILVVDDNRDAADALQTMFQLDGHAAAVAYDGQQALVQVALAWPRLIVMDLGMPGMDGYETARQVRQLANGRDCLMIALTGWGQGEARQRTVEAGFDFHLTKPVDYTAIVALLERHLAGASPN, encoded by the coding sequence ATGGAACAGCGCATCCTGATCCACGCGCCGGCCGGCCAGGATGCCGCCCTGGCCGTCAAGGTATTGGCCAGCGCGACCATCGACAGCCTGGCGTGTCACTCGGTCGGCGACCTGGCGCAGCAACTGCGCCTGGGCGCGGGCGGCGTATTGACCGTGGAGGAAGCCCTGCATGCGGGCGCCTGGCAGGTGCTCAACGATTACGCGCAGCAACAACCTGATTGGTCCGACCTGCCGATCCTGCTGCTGACGCGCAGCGGCCAGGACTCGCTGCCGCTGCGGCAGGCGATTTCCACCCTCGGCAACCTGACCCTGCTGGAACGCCCGGTGCACGCCCTGACCCTGATCACCTCGGCCCACGCCATGCAGCGGGCCCGTGCGCGCCAGTACCAGGTGCGCGAAAGCGCCCGGCGCAAGGATGAATTCATCGCCACCCTGGGCCACGAACTGCGCAATCCGCTGGCGCCGATCCGCACCTCGGCCGCCCTGCTGAACCGCCTGTATCCCGGTTCCGAACAGATCGGCAAGGTCAGGGACGTGATCGAGCGGCAGGTCACGCAACTGATGCGCCTGGTCGATGACCTGCTCGACGTGGCGCGCATCACCAGCGGCAAGGTGGCCTTGCAGCGCCAGGATGTGCTGCTCGAGCAGGTCATCGGGCATGTGGTGGAACTGTGCCAGGAACCGGCCAGTGCGCGGCAGATCGCCCTGACGGTGGACTTGCCGCCGCACCCCGTGCTGCTGCACGCCGACCATGCGCGCCTGGTGCAGATCTTCGCCAATATCGTCTCGAACGCCATCAAGTTCACGCCGCCGGGCGGGCGCATCCATATCGGCGCGCAGATGGCGGACGAGCAGTTGCAGGTGAGCGTGGAAGACAACGGCATCGGCCTCGATGCGGAGGCGATTCCGCGCATCTTTTCCATGTTCGAACAGAGCCGCACGGTGTCGGGCCAGCTGGCCAGCGGCCTGGGGATAGGCCTCAGCCTGTCACGCCAGTTTGCCGAAATGCATGGCGGCAGCGTGCAGGCGTATAGCGCCGGCGCGGGACAAGGCAGCCGCTTCGTGGTCACCCTGCCGGCCAAGGAAATGCCGGTGCCGCCAGCCGAAGCGGTGACCGCGGCCAGCGCGGCGACCGCGCCCGCCGGCGCCGCCCTGCAAATCCTGGTGGTGGACGACAACCGCGATGCGGCCGATGCGCTGCAAACCATGTTCCAGCTCGATGGCCATGCGGCGGCCGTGGCCTACGACGGCCAGCAGGCGCTGGTCCAGGTCGCGCTGGCCTGGCCGCGGCTGATCGTGATGGACCTGGGCATGCCGGGCATGGATGGTTATGAAACGGCGCGCCAGGTACGCCAGCTGGCCAACGGGCGCGACTGCCTGATGATCGCGCTGACGGGCTGGGGCCAGGGCGAAGCCCGCCAGCGCACCGTCGAGGCGGGCTTCGACTTTCACCTCACCAAGCCGGTCGACTATACGGCGATTGTCGCGCTGCTGGAGCGGCACCTGGCTGGCGCGTCACCGAACTGA
- a CDS encoding ATPase domain-containing protein gives MTTPAPKQAQAAQAAQPAAAPRSTGVAGLDTILAGGLVPDRLYLLEGEPGTGKTTLALQFLMEGVRLGEPVLYMALAESEIELRGAALSHGWDLAGIGIEEVAPSDDMLDPDRQYTIFHPSEIELAATNQRILAAIDKHRPARLVLDSLSELQLLAENPLRYRRQVVALKQYLASRHCTTVLIDDRSALDDGLQVRSVAHCVISLELQNQAYGNDRRRVRVVKYRGVPFRGGAHDYKIARSGLVVYPRLVAADSRSEAGRVSLSSGVAELDAMVGGGLEEGMSTLISGPAGSGKSTLAAQFVHAATLRGEPCAMFLFEEARSKLLNRTDGVGMRLREAMQNGLLSAQQIDPAELTPGEFAQAVVDAAERGARVIVIDSLNGYMNAVPDERFQSTYLHELLNYLSQRGVATLLVGVQQNMIGTAMTTSADASYLADSVIMLRYYEAEGEVRQAISVFKKRGSAHERSIRRFEIVPQGIRIGPPLAGFHGILSGMPTVGGTPFP, from the coding sequence ATGACGACACCGGCACCCAAGCAGGCACAGGCGGCACAGGCGGCGCAGCCTGCGGCAGCCCCGCGCTCGACCGGCGTGGCCGGCCTCGATACCATCCTGGCCGGCGGCCTGGTGCCCGATCGCCTGTACCTGCTCGAAGGCGAACCGGGCACCGGCAAGACCACGCTGGCGCTGCAGTTCCTGATGGAGGGCGTGCGCCTGGGCGAACCGGTGCTGTACATGGCGCTGGCCGAATCCGAAATCGAGCTGCGCGGCGCGGCCCTGTCGCACGGCTGGGACCTGGCCGGCATCGGCATCGAGGAAGTGGCGCCCAGCGACGACATGCTGGACCCGGACCGCCAGTACACCATCTTCCACCCGTCCGAGATCGAACTGGCGGCCACCAACCAGCGCATCCTGGCGGCGATCGACAAACACCGGCCGGCCAGGCTGGTGCTCGATTCGCTGTCGGAATTGCAGCTGCTGGCGGAAAACCCGCTGCGCTACCGGCGCCAGGTGGTGGCGCTGAAACAATACCTTGCCAGCCGCCACTGCACCACCGTGCTGATCGACGACCGCTCGGCCCTGGACGACGGCTTGCAGGTGCGCAGCGTGGCCCATTGCGTGATCTCGCTCGAACTGCAGAACCAGGCGTACGGCAATGACCGGCGCCGCGTGCGCGTGGTGAAATACCGCGGCGTGCCGTTTCGCGGCGGCGCGCACGACTACAAGATCGCCCGCAGCGGGCTGGTGGTGTATCCGCGCCTGGTGGCGGCCGACAGCCGCAGCGAGGCCGGCCGCGTCAGCCTGTCGAGCGGCGTGGCGGAACTCGACGCGATGGTCGGCGGCGGCCTGGAAGAAGGCATGAGCACCCTTATCTCCGGGCCGGCCGGCAGCGGCAAGTCGACCCTGGCGGCGCAGTTCGTGCACGCGGCCACCCTGCGCGGCGAACCGTGCGCCATGTTCCTGTTCGAAGAAGCGCGCAGCAAGCTGCTCAACCGCACCGACGGCGTGGGCATGCGCCTGCGCGAGGCGATGCAGAACGGCTTGCTGAGCGCCCAGCAGATCGACCCGGCCGAACTGACGCCGGGCGAATTCGCCCAGGCCGTGGTCGATGCGGCCGAACGGGGCGCGCGCGTGATCGTCATCGACAGCCTGAACGGCTACATGAACGCGGTGCCCGACGAACGCTTTCAAAGCACCTATCTGCACGAACTGCTGAACTACCTGAGCCAGCGCGGCGTGGCCACTCTGCTGGTGGGGGTGCAACAAAACATGATCGGCACGGCGATGACCACCTCGGCCGACGCCAGCTACCTGGCCGACAGCGTCATCATGCTGCGCTATTACGAGGCGGAAGGCGAAGTGCGGCAAGCCATTTCCGTCTTCAAGAAGCGCGGCAGCGCGCACGAGCGCAGCATACGCCGCTTCGAGATCGTCCCGCAGGGCATCCGCATCGGTCCGCCGCTGGCCGGCTTTCACGGCATCCTGTCGGGCATGCCCACCGTCGGCGGCACGCCTTTCCCCTAG